AAAGGCCCGCGGCACGAATCATTCGCCCCAGGCTCAGGTTCGCAGCATCGTTATCCGTGCCGGGGCACTCCACCATCTCGATTACGGCGATGCCCGGGTTGTCGCGGAGCATGGCTGCGAAGGCCTGCGGGCTTGCGCCATCGGTCGCATCGACCAGCGCCGCGCGACGCCCGTCGAGCACGCGGAAAGGTCCATAGGCCGCGCCGTTGACTACGGCTTCGGCTTTATCAGCGTACTCGGTAAACTCCGTGGCCGACACCATATACCGCGACTGCGCGGCGCCAGGCACGGTGTACGCGACTCCGGTGGACAGCAGCAGGGCGGCAGCAAGGATGCGCATCAGGGCAAAATCGCGTCCGCGTGCTTGCCAAATCGCCAACCGCTATGCTTGCGGAAACGTTCATCATTCCAGCAGCCGCCACTCGACTTGCTGGCCGATTGCGGCCACAAGCAGCGCGGCTGCACAGGGATGCGGCGCAGGGGGTTTCATGGTCGCACTGGTCCGGACGGTGGCCTATCTGGGGCTGGAGGCGCGGGCCGTTGAGGTGCAGTGCCAGGTGGCCCCCGGCCTGCCTCGCTTCACCCTGGTCGGGCTACCAGACAAGGCGGTGGGCGAAAGCAAGGAACGGGTGCAAGCGGCGCTGTCGGCCATGGGCCTGTCGCTCCCGCCCAAGCGGATCACCATAAACCTTTCGCCGGCGGACCTGCCCAAGGAAGGCAGCCATTTCGATCTGCCGATCGCGCTCGCCCTTCTGGCGGCGATGGGCGTGACCGATAGTGAACAACTCGGTGATTGGATCGCGGTCGGGGAACTGGCGCTCGACGGTCGCGTCGCGCCATCGCCGGGCGTCCTTCTGGCCGCGCTGCACGCCAGCCAGGCGGAAGCCGGTCTGATCTGCCCCGCCGCGCAAGGCAGCGAGGCACGGTGGGCGAGCGGCGTGCCGGTTCTCGCCGCACCCGACCTCGTCAGCCTGCTCAACCACCTGAAAGGTACGCAGCACCTGCCTGACCCGCCGCCCGGCGAAGTGGAGGAGCCCGGCTACGGACCGGACTTGCGCCAGGTGACGGGCCAGGAAACTGCCAAGCGCGCGCTGGAGATCGCGGCCGCCGGGGGTCACAACCTGTTGATGAGCGGACCGCCAGGCGCAGGCAAGTCTCTGATGGCGAGCTGTCTTCCCGGCATCCTGCCCCCGCTCACGCCCGCCGAGGCGCTGGAAACGAGCATGGTCGCCTCCGTCGCCGGCCTCATGGAAGGTGGCAAGATCAGTCGTGTGCGGCCCTTCCGCGCGCCGCATCACTCTGCGAGCATAGCCGCGTTGACCGGCGGAGGCCTCCGCGTGCGGCCGGGTGAGGTCAGTCTGGCGCATCTCGGCGTGCTGTTTCTTGACGAACTGCCGGAGTTTCAGCGCGCCGTGCTCGATTCGCTGCGCCAGCCGCTGGAGACGGGCAAAGTCGACGTTGCCCGCGCAAACGCGCACGTCACCTTCCCCGCGCGAGTGCAGCTCATCGCGGCGATGAACCCGTGCCGATGCGGCCACCTTGGCGATCCGGCACTCGCCTGCAGCCGCGCCCCACGATGCGCCGCCGACTACCAGAGCAAGGTGTCGGGTCCGATGCTCGACCGGATCGATCTCCACGTTGACGTCGATCCTGTTAGCGCGGCCGACCTGGCGCTTCCCCCGCCTGCGGAAGGGAGCGCGGAGGTCGCAGCGCGGGTGGCGGCGGCGCGGGCGATCCAGACCGCACGCTCGGACGAGACCGGTGCCCGTACCAATGCCGAGCTCGATGGCGCGCCGCTCGAACGCTTCGCCACTCCCGACGAGCCGGGCCGCAAGCTGCTGATGCAGGCGGCCGAGGCGATGCGGCTATCGGCGCGCGGATATACGCGGATGCTGCGCGTGGCCCGCACGATCGCGGACCTCGCGGGCGTGGACCGGATCGGGCGCATCCATGTGGCGGAAGCGCTCAGCTATCGGCGGCAGGCCCCGCGCGCCTGAGTGCCGGTGGCCCGCGCCGGGTGGCCTTGATCCCCCCGCGTGAGTAAGGCGAGCCTCCGCGCACGCACGCGCCCCAACGCCCGATGGACGCCATGACCAGCGCTTACGCCAAGACGCGCGGTATTCGCCGCAGCGCTGCCGACCATCTCGCCCGCTTCGACGTTCGCTGGCCCGGGGTCCGCCGCCGCGCCGGGGGCATGGCACTCGCGCTGGCGCTCGAATGCGGTCTCCTGCTCCTTCTATTGACATTGGGCCATTCGGTTGCAGGCGATGACGATGGCCGGGATACGCTGACGACGGTCTCCTTCGCCCCCGAGGCCGTGCCGGTCGACAGATCGAAGCCGCAGCCGCAACCAGCCGAGGAGGCCGAATCACTGTCAAGCGCTTTGCCGCCGGCCCCCGCCATGCCCCAGCGCCCGCCGCCGCTTCTGGCGCCGACCTTTCCGGCGCCGATCGAGACGCCGGAGATGTCACCGGCCGCCCCCCTCGCGAAGAGCGAGCCCACGCCGCCCGCCAGCGGCAAGGCGCGCGCGGTGATCCGCGACGACATGGCCGGTCCGATGGGCCCGCCGAACACGGGTTATCCGGGCGATTCGCAGCGGATCGCCGGCGGCGGACCTGACGGAGAGCCCCTCTACGCGGCCCGCTGGTACCGCGAACCCTATCCCGAAGAGTTGCGCGGCTACCTGTCCACCGCCAGCGGTCCGGGCTGGGCATTAATCAACTGCAAGACCGCGAGCGGCTTCCGCGTGGAGCAGTGCGTGCTGGTGGACGAGTACCCCGAAGGCTCGGGCATGGGCCGGGCCGTGCTGGGCGCGGCATGGCAGTTCAAGGTGCATCCGCCGCAGGTCGGCGGAAGGGCGATGGTGGGCGAATGGGTGCGCATCCGCATCACTTACGAAGAACGTCGGAATTAGCCTTCGACACCTCCGGTAGCTTCGGCACTCCGGCAACGTGAGGCGCACCGCGCCGACGCGCGAAAGAGAATCTAGCGCTCGTCCGGTTCTCCGGCGGGGCGGTCAGCGGGCGGCGGCGATGCGCGGCTTCGCGGCGGCATCGTCACGGCGCACGCGGTCGAACCCATCTGCCGGCGTCGCCCTGCTCCCGTCCGCGCGGCAGCCTTCGTCGGCACGGTCCACGAAGCGCAGATCCTTGGGGCCGAGCACTCTGCCATCGTGCGAAGTTATCGCGACAGGCCCAATCGCCAGCCGGTCCTGCTCGTCCACCAGCACCGGGTTCTCGTTCGCTCCGAGACCGTACTTCTGACCCCATTGGCGCAAGGCGATCATCGCCGGAAGCAGATCGAACCCTTTTTCGGTCAGGCGATATTCGATCCGTCGGCGATCGTCAGCGCAAGGTTGCCGGTCGAGGATGCCGTGCTCCACCAGCTTGGCGAGACGGTTCGACAGGATGTTCCGCGCGATACCCAGCTCGCACAGGAATTCCTCGAAATGGTAGAGGCCGTTGAAGCTCGCACGCAGGATCATGAATGACCAGCGTTCGCCCATCACCTCGAGCGCTTCCGGCAGGCCGCAGGCGGTGAGTTCCCTCAACGGTTCACGAATTTTGTCCATTCAGTCCTCTTCGACGTGGCTTCTAGCGCTGCAATCGAATCAGCACAAATTGCCAAGATAAGTTTCTGATTGCAACCTAGATGAACCCGAGTTAGGCGGGCCAAGCAATGAGTAGCGATTCGCAACTCATTTGGCATATCTAAGGATGCGACCCATGACGACTCTAAGCTCAAGCAGGGCAAAGCCTGTCGCGATCGTTGCCGCGCTGGCATGGACGACGCTTTCTCTCGGCACTGCCATCGCGCCCTCGCCTGCCCAGGGGGCCGAAGGCGTGTTCTATCGCGCCCAGCTCACGGCCCCCACTGCCAAGGCCAACGCCATCGCCGGGGGCTTGGCGTGGAAATGCGCGGACAGTTCGTGCGCGGCGGCCAAGGGTACCAGCCGCCCGGCCATCGTGTGCGCGCGACTTGCGAAGGAAGTGGGGCCCATCGCGGCGTTTACTGCCGGCGGCAAGGCGTTGGAACCCGCCGAGCTGGCACGTTGCAACGGCAACTGACCGGTCCAACCCATCTCTCCCTCCCGATGGGCGATTCTGCGCGCCCCGGCGTCGCGTCGGGGCCCGTGCGTTGGGTATTCAGATGAGGCCGCGCTCCACCAGATCGGCTTCCAGCGCTGGGGCATTGACGAAGTGGTGGACCTGCCATCCCAGCGCATGGGCTGCTGCGACGTTAGCGACATTATCGTCCACGAACAGCATGGCGTGCGGCGCATACCCGAAGCGTGACGCGGCCAGATCGAAGATCGCAGCGTCCGGCTTTGCGACCTTTTCCTCGCCGGAAACCACGATCTCACCAAACCGATCGAGCAGGGGGAATGTCGGCCGGAACTCCGCCCAGAACTCAGATCCGAAATTGGTGATCGCATAGAGCGGCACACCACGTGCATCGAGCCGTTCGACTATCTCCGAGGTGCCGGGCACCGGGCCGGGGATCGTCTCGAGAAAGCGCGTGGCATAAGCATCTACCAGTGGAGCGTGCTCCGGGTACAGCGCCTGCAGTTCCGGCACCATTTCGCCGAGTGGACGCCCGGCATCGTGTTGGAAGTGCCATTCCTCGGTCACTACGTTGGCCAGGAACCAATCGAGTTCGTCAGGATCGGCGATCAGCCTTGCGTAGAGGGCGCGCAGCTCCCACCGGATCAGCACCCGGCCTATGTCGAATACGACTGCTGCGACTGGCCCACGCTCGGTTAGCGCTAATCCGCGTCCGGCGAGTTCAGACACGCAAAAAGCCCCCGCGAATGCAGGGGCTCGTGCAACCAATGCGACCGCGGGCGCGCCGCGGTGCGGCGATCATCAGCCCTGGCGGGCCTTGAACCGGCGGTTGGTCTTGTTGATGACATAAGTCCGTCCGCGGCGGCGGATCACGCGGCAATCGCGGTGACGGTCCTTGAGGGACTTGAGGCTGTTGCGGATCTTCATGGTTCTGACCTGAAATATTTTCGGCACCGGAATTTGCGTTCCGATGCCGCCAAAAACAAGCCGCGCCCCTAGGGAAACGGAGGCGACACGTCAAGCGTGGATCAGGCGGCGCGGGCCGCGTCGCGGCGAATCGCCGTCAGGCGTTCCTCCCAGGCAAACGCGTGGCTGACGATAGTGTCGAGATCCGCGTGTCGAGGTCGCCAGGGCAGCGTGGCCATGATTCGCGCGTTGTCGGACACCAGGCAACCGGGGTCGCCCGCGCGGCGCGGCTCCATCCGCCGCTCGACCGGCCGCCCCGTGACCCGGTCCACCGCATCCAAAACCTCGAGGACGGAGAATCCCCTGCCGTAACCGCAATTGAGCCGCAACGATTGCGCGGGCTGCGCGGCGAGCGCCTCCAGCGCGCAGACGTGCGCCGCCGCAAGATCGGACACGTGGATGTAGTCCCGCACACCGGTTCCGTCCGGCGTGCCGTAGTCCGTGCCGAACACCGCAACGGACGAGCGCTTGCCCAGCGCCGCCTCGACTGCAACCTTGATGAGGTGCGTCGCCCCGTCTGTCGACTGGCCGCTGCGGCCCTGTGGGTCGGCCCCCGCCACATTGAAATAGCGCAAGGCGCAGTAGTTCATGCCGCACGCCGCCGCAGTGTCGGCCAGCATCTGCTCCGTCATCAGCTTCGACCAGCCGTACGGGTTGATGGGCACCTGAGGGCTGTCCTCGGCCACGCGATCCCTCGCCGGCACGCCGTACGTCGCGGCCGTGCTGGAGAAGATAAAATGCGGCACGCCAGCCTTTACCGCCGCCTCGATAAGGCCGCGGCTCTTGGCAGTGTTGTTGTGATAATATTTCAGCGGGTCCGCCACCGATTCGGGTACGATGATCGACCCGGCGAAGTGCATCACCGCGCGCGTGCCCTGTGTCGCGAATATGTGCGCGAGGAAGCCCGTGTCTTCGATGTCGCCGTGGAAGAACGGGACGTCATCAGGCACCGCGAATCGGAAACCGGTGGACAGGTTGTCGATCACCGCCACGGGGTACCCCGCATCCCGCAACGCGAGTACGGCGTGGCTGCCGATATAGCCTGCCCCGCCCGTGACGAGGACGGGAAGAGCGGACTTGGCAGGCGTGCTGGTCATGGCGCCGAACCTAGCCTGGCATGGTAAACAAACGGTTTGCCACGCGGGCGCCGCGTTCATCGCGTGGCCATGCCCGGCGCGATATTATGCGTTCGATTTCAGGGGCATGACTCAAAAAGGTTGGTATGATGAAGAAGGCATCCCTGCCGGCACTCGCCGCGTTTGCGCTCGCGGTTCCGGCCTCCGCCGCGACCGATGTGGCGGTCACGCGCTTCCACACCCCGCAGTCGCTGTCCGCAGCGGCGCCCGGTCCGATCGCCGTGCGCGCCGCTCCCGGCATGGAGGCCGGCACGCTTCCGATGCAGGTATGGCTCGACGCAGTCGCCGGCTCGCTGATCCGCCAGGGCTTTACCTTGGTGCCCGATGCGCCGCGGGTTGCCGAGGTGAGCCTCGACCAGGCCGTCGTGCAGCGCGAACGCGCCCGTTCGGGCAGCGGCGTCAGCGTGGGCGTGGGCGTCGGTTCGGGCGGCGGATACTATGGTCGCCGCAGCGGGCTCGACCTCGGCGTGGGCCTTGGCTTTCTTCTCGGCGGCAATCGCTCGGGCGAAGTGCTCGACAGCACGCTCGCCGTCACAATCGTCGATGCCGCCGGCACGCACTTGTGGGAAGGCCGCGCCGAAGCGAGCCCGCGTGCCGGGTCCAAGGACGCTGAGTCGCGCCGCCTCGCCAGCGAAATGGCCGGCAAGCTGTTCTCCGGCTTCCCAGGCGAATCGGGAGCGACTATCGGGGCGAAATGATCGCAACCGAAACCAGTTCGCATCCGATCCGTATCGACGCCCAGTTCGACAGCGGTAACATCGAAGTCCTCTCGATCGACGGCGCCACCGCGCGCCTGACGATCCCCGCCGACCATCAATCGGAATTCCGGCAGTGGTTCCATTTCCGCGTCACCGGCGCAGCGGGGCGGAAACTGACGCTGAAGATCGTCGATCTCGGCACCTCGGCATATCCCGAAGGCTGGCCCGGGTACCGCGCCTGTGTGTCGGAGGATCGCGATTTCTGGGGCCGGGCCGACAGCACTTATGACAAGGATGCCAACGGCGGCACGCTGACGATCACCTACACGCCCGCCAGCGGCATCGCCTGGTTCGCCTATTTCGCGCCCTATTCGATGGAACGCCACCACGATCTGGTAGCCGAAGCCGCGGCCAGCGAAGGCGTCAGCTACCGTCACCTCGGTAACACGCTCGACGGCCAGCCGATCGATTGCCTGGAGCTGGGCGAAGGCGAGAACCAGGTATGGCTCTATGCCCGCCAGCATCCCGGCGAATCCATGGCCGAATGGTGGATGGAAGGCGCGCTGGAATGCCTGACCGACCCGGCCGACCCGGTCGCA
This region of Tsuneonella aeria genomic DNA includes:
- a CDS encoding YifB family Mg chelatase-like AAA ATPase produces the protein MVALVRTVAYLGLEARAVEVQCQVAPGLPRFTLVGLPDKAVGESKERVQAALSAMGLSLPPKRITINLSPADLPKEGSHFDLPIALALLAAMGVTDSEQLGDWIAVGELALDGRVAPSPGVLLAALHASQAEAGLICPAAQGSEARWASGVPVLAAPDLVSLLNHLKGTQHLPDPPPGEVEEPGYGPDLRQVTGQETAKRALEIAAAGGHNLLMSGPPGAGKSLMASCLPGILPPLTPAEALETSMVASVAGLMEGGKISRVRPFRAPHHSASIAALTGGGLRVRPGEVSLAHLGVLFLDELPEFQRAVLDSLRQPLETGKVDVARANAHVTFPARVQLIAAMNPCRCGHLGDPALACSRAPRCAADYQSKVSGPMLDRIDLHVDVDPVSAADLALPPPAEGSAEVAARVAAARAIQTARSDETGARTNAELDGAPLERFATPDEPGRKLLMQAAEAMRLSARGYTRMLRVARTIADLAGVDRIGRIHVAEALSYRRQAPRA
- a CDS encoding winged helix-turn-helix transcriptional regulator, yielding MDKIREPLRELTACGLPEALEVMGERWSFMILRASFNGLYHFEEFLCELGIARNILSNRLAKLVEHGILDRQPCADDRRRIEYRLTEKGFDLLPAMIALRQWGQKYGLGANENPVLVDEQDRLAIGPVAITSHDGRVLGPKDLRFVDRADEGCRADGSRATPADGFDRVRRDDAAAKPRIAAAR
- a CDS encoding CC_3452 family protein, whose amino-acid sequence is MTTLSSSRAKPVAIVAALAWTTLSLGTAIAPSPAQGAEGVFYRAQLTAPTAKANAIAGGLAWKCADSSCAAAKGTSRPAIVCARLAKEVGPIAAFTAGGKALEPAELARCNGN
- a CDS encoding HAD-IA family hydrolase, whose amino-acid sequence is MSELAGRGLALTERGPVAAVVFDIGRVLIRWELRALYARLIADPDELDWFLANVVTEEWHFQHDAGRPLGEMVPELQALYPEHAPLVDAYATRFLETIPGPVPGTSEIVERLDARGVPLYAITNFGSEFWAEFRPTFPLLDRFGEIVVSGEEKVAKPDAAIFDLAASRFGYAPHAMLFVDDNVANVAAAHALGWQVHHFVNAPALEADLVERGLI
- the ykgO gene encoding type B 50S ribosomal protein L36; the protein is MKIRNSLKSLKDRHRDCRVIRRRGRTYVINKTNRRFKARQG
- the galE gene encoding UDP-glucose 4-epimerase GalE, with amino-acid sequence MTSTPAKSALPVLVTGGAGYIGSHAVLALRDAGYPVAVIDNLSTGFRFAVPDDVPFFHGDIEDTGFLAHIFATQGTRAVMHFAGSIIVPESVADPLKYYHNNTAKSRGLIEAAVKAGVPHFIFSSTAATYGVPARDRVAEDSPQVPINPYGWSKLMTEQMLADTAAACGMNYCALRYFNVAGADPQGRSGQSTDGATHLIKVAVEAALGKRSSVAVFGTDYGTPDGTGVRDYIHVSDLAAAHVCALEALAAQPAQSLRLNCGYGRGFSVLEVLDAVDRVTGRPVERRMEPRRAGDPGCLVSDNARIMATLPWRPRHADLDTIVSHAFAWEERLTAIRRDAARAA
- a CDS encoding DUF4136 domain-containing protein, whose amino-acid sequence is MKKASLPALAAFALAVPASAATDVAVTRFHTPQSLSAAAPGPIAVRAAPGMEAGTLPMQVWLDAVAGSLIRQGFTLVPDAPRVAEVSLDQAVVQRERARSGSGVSVGVGVGSGGGYYGRRSGLDLGVGLGFLLGGNRSGEVLDSTLAVTIVDAAGTHLWEGRAEASPRAGSKDAESRRLASEMAGKLFSGFPGESGATIGAK
- a CDS encoding M14 family metallopeptidase; this encodes MIATETSSHPIRIDAQFDSGNIEVLSIDGATARLTIPADHQSEFRQWFHFRVTGAAGRKLTLKIVDLGTSAYPEGWPGYRACVSEDRDFWGRADSTYDKDANGGTLTITYTPASGIAWFAYFAPYSMERHHDLVAEAAASEGVSYRHLGNTLDGQPIDCLELGEGENQVWLYARQHPGESMAEWWMEGALECLTDPADPVARKLRQLCTFHIVPNCNPDGSRRGHLRTNAAGTNLNREWHEPSPEKSPEVLAIRNAMDETGVDFAMDVHGDEAIAAVFLAGFEGIPSWSDALGEKYTRYQRILERRTPDFQTAKGYEVARPGTANLAMSTNQLAERFGACSMTLEMPFKDNDDLPDAAQGWSPERSKLLARDCLASLLEWLETPAA